One Microbacterium marinum genomic window, AACGTCGCGTACCCGCTTGAAGTGGCGGGGCGACCCCGCGCGGAGATCCGCACCCGTGTCGCCGAACTCCTGGAGTTCGTCGGCCTCGCCGGCAAGGCGAAGAACTACCCCGAGCAGCTCTCGGGTGGTCAAAAGCAGCGGGTCGGTGTCGCCCGCGCCCTCGCGACCGACCCGCGCATCCTCCTGGCCGACGAGGCGACCAGCGCCCTCGACCCCGAGACGACCCACGAGGTGCTCGGACTCCTCCAGCGCGTCAACGCGGAGCTCGGGATCACGATCCTCGTCATCACCCACGAGATGGAGGTCGTCCGCACGATCGCCGACCGCATCGTCGTGATGGAGAACGGTCGCGTCATCGAGGACGGCGCCGTGTTCGACATCCTTTCCGCCCCGCAGCACGCCGCCACACGCCGGTTCGTCTCGAGCATCATCGACGAGGTGCCGAGCGGCGAGAAGCTCTCGGCGCTGCGTCAGCGGCATCCCGGTCGCGTGGTCACGTTCACCGTGCGCGACGGCGACGTCACCCAGGCGGACGTGTTCGCCGCCCTCGCTCGCCACGGCGTGCGCTTCGAACTCATCCACGGCGGCATCAACGACATCGGCGGACGGGTCTTCGGGCACCTGACGCTGTCCGTGTCCGGAGACGCGGATGCCGTGGACGCGGCGATCGCCGATGCCGGCACGCACGCAGCACTGATCGAGGAGGACGTTCGTGGATAGGCTCATCGACCTGCTTCCCGACCTGTGGGAAGCCACCGCCGAGACCCTCTACATCGTCTCGTTCTCCCTCGTCCTGGGCGGGATCGCGGGGCTCCTGATCGGGCTGGCGCTCTACGCCACCCGCGCGGGCAGCCTGTTCCCCAACCGGTTCGTGTTCGGCTTCCTGAACGTGCTCGTCAACTTCTTCCGCCCGATCCCGTTCGTGATCCTCCTCGCCGCGGTGCAGCCCCTCGCCCGCAGCGTGAACATCCGCGGCATCGGACCGGAGTTCGGCATCTTCGCGATCACGATCGCCTCGATGTTCGCGATCAGCCGCATCGTGGAGCAGAACCTGCTCACCGTGAAGCCCGGCGTCATCGAGGCGGCGCGCGCGGCGGGCGCCAGTCGCAGCCGTGTCCTCTTCCGGCTCGTGCCGCGTGAGGCGCTCGCACCGCTCGTGCTCGGCTACACGTTCATCGTCGTCGCACTCGTCGACATGACCGCGATCGCCGGCGCTGTGGCGGCGGGCGGCCTCGGCGAGTTCGCGATCGTCTACGGCTTCAAGCAGTTCAACCCGTGGGTCACCTGGGCGGCAGTGCTGATCATCATCGTGATCGTGCAGCTGGTGCAGTTCTTCGGGAATGGCCTGGCGCGGCGCATCCTGCGCCGCTGACGCAGTGTCTCGCGCGGAGGCGTCACTCGCAGGTGATGTCGCCGTCCGGCACCGTGCCGTCCACGAAGTACGCCTCCACGGCGTCGTCGATGCACGCGTTGCCCTTGTTGAAGCCGAGGTGCCCTTCGCCCACGCGGGTGAGCAGGATGCCGGAGCTCAGCTGCTCGGCGAGCGCCGCCGACCACTCGTACGGGGTGGCGGGATCGTTCGTCGTGCCGACGAGCAGGATCGGCGCAGCGCCCTCGGCGTGGATCTCGCCGCGGGTCCCCGTCGGCGGATAAGGCCACGACGCGCACAGGTCGACGCCCGACCAGTAGGGCGCGAAGGTCGGCGCTTCGGCGGCGACGAGGGCGTCGGCG contains:
- a CDS encoding methionine ABC transporter ATP-binding protein, whose protein sequence is MTFIRLTGVTKSFPPTGKDAAPVVAVDDVSLEIPAGSITGIIGYSGAGKSTVLRLVNALEKPTSGTVEIDGRDITRLGERDLRALRGDIGMIFQQFNLFDSRTVAGNVAYPLEVAGRPRAEIRTRVAELLEFVGLAGKAKNYPEQLSGGQKQRVGVARALATDPRILLADEATSALDPETTHEVLGLLQRVNAELGITILVITHEMEVVRTIADRIVVMENGRVIEDGAVFDILSAPQHAATRRFVSSIIDEVPSGEKLSALRQRHPGRVVTFTVRDGDVTQADVFAALARHGVRFELIHGGINDIGGRVFGHLTLSVSGDADAVDAAIADAGTHAALIEEDVRG
- a CDS encoding ABC transporter permease subunit, which translates into the protein MDRLIDLLPDLWEATAETLYIVSFSLVLGGIAGLLIGLALYATRAGSLFPNRFVFGFLNVLVNFFRPIPFVILLAAVQPLARSVNIRGIGPEFGIFAITIASMFAISRIVEQNLLTVKPGVIEAARAAGASRSRVLFRLVPREALAPLVLGYTFIVVALVDMTAIAGAVAAGGLGEFAIVYGFKQFNPWVTWAAVLIIIVIVQLVQFFGNGLARRILRR